A segment of the Streptomyces sp. L2 genome:
CGCCGATCCACCACAGGCTGACCATGTTGAACAGGATGTGGATATAGCCGCTGTGCAGGAACATCGCGGTGAGCAGCCGGTAGTACTGGCCGTCGGCGATGCCCTGGGGGCCGGTGAGGTAGGGGGCGTAGGTGTGGCCGCCGAGCAGCAGGAACCGATTCGTGAAGCGGTCGCCGACGGAGAGCTGGACCAGGAAGACGGCGAGGTTGACGCCGATCAGGATCTTGGTGGCCAGCCGCGGGTCCGCCGTCAGTGTGCCGCCCGCGACCGTGCGCGGCCGGGTCGCGGCCGGAGTGTGCCCGGTGCCGGATCCGGCGCGCACGCACTCGGGGCACTGGAAACCGACGGAGGCGCTGACCATGCACTCCGGGCAGATGGGGCGTTCGCAGCGGGTGCAGCGGATGCCGGTCTCACGGTCCGGGTGCCGGTAGCACACGGGCAGGCTCCGGGCGTCCGGCGTGCTGCCTGCGGCCTGGTCCATGCGGTCCCCTTGCTCGTCGGTGGCGGTACCCCCGGCATTACCCTGCCCCGCTCATCCTTACGGACGAGCGGGGCGATTGGTTCCCGTCGGTTCCCGGCGGACGTCCGGCCTCAGCGCTCACGCTTCTCGATGACGACCGTCTCGATGACGACATCGGTCAGCGGCCGGTTGTTGGGGCGGCTGGTCGGCACGTTGGCGATGGCGTCCACGACCTTCTGGCTCGCCGCGTCGGTGACCTCGCCGAAGATGGTGTGCTTGCGGTTCAGCCAGGTGGTCGGGGAGACCGTGATGAAGAACTGGGAGCCGTTGGTGTGGGGGCCTGCGTTGGCCATGGCCAGGAGGTAGGGCTTGTTGAAGGACAGGTCGGGGTGGAACTCGTCCTCGAACTCGTAGCCGGGTCCGCCGATGCCGGTGCCGAGCGGGTCGCCGCCCTGGATCATGAAGCCGCTCATGACACGGTGGAAGAGCGTGCCGTCGTAGAGCCTGGCGCCGCTCACCTCGCCCGTGGCCGGGTGGGTCCACTCGCGGTCGCCCTGCGCCAGCTCGATGAAGTTCTTGACCGTCCTCGGCGCGTGGTTCGGGAAGAGCCGGACCTCGATGTCGCCGTGGTTGGTCTTCAGGGTGGCGTAGAGCTGCTCGGCCACGGTCTGCCTTCCGTTGTCTTTCCGTGATCCTCCGATCCTCGCACGGTGTGGGCCGTGTGGACCCCGGCCTCCGCGAGTTCACCCGGGAAGGGAGCGGGCGGCGGCGAATCGTGGCAGTGTCGAACGCAAGCGCCTGTTGACCGGAATTTCTCCGTTCAGCACCCGTATGCCCGTCCTCGCATGCCGCAGGGCGTGCCGACAGGCATGATCCGTAAAAGGGTGGAAAGTCGAAATACCGTACGCCACCGAGGAGGAGGAACCCGTGACCCGCATCGACAGCGTGCGCGCCGCGACCGGCTCGGCGAAGGACAGCGTGCTGCACGCCGCGGAAGTGGTGGCGCCCTACGCCGACACGGCCAAGGACCGTGCCGCGTATTACGCGCAGGAGGCACGCGTACGGCTCGCGCCCGTGGTGTCCCAAGCCGCTGAACAGGCCCGTGTGCAGTACGACGCCCATCTGGCCCCGCGCCTGGAGCTGGCCCGCACGCATGTGCCGCCGAAGATGGACCAGGCCGCACAGGAGGCGGCGGCCCGCACCCGCAAGGCCGCCAAGCAGGCCGCCGAGTACTCACGTCCCAGGATCGAGCAGGCCGTGGCCGCGGCCGGACCGGTCGCCGACGAGGCGACCGCGCGCGGCGCCGCCGCCCTGGCCGCGCTGCGCGGCCAGGTCTCGGCCCAGCAGATCCAGAAGATGGCACGCCGCAACGCGCGGCGGTCCCGGGCCGGGCGCGCCGTGAAGGTGCTCGCGCTGGTCGGCGTGATCGCCGGCGGTGCCGTGGCGGCCTGGAAGTGGTGGGACAAGCAGGCCAACCCCGACTGGCTGGTGGAGCCGCCGGCCCCGACGGAGGTGCCCGAGTCGAGCCGGCTGAGTTCGGTGGACGGCAGCGACACGTCCGTGCTGGACCCGGAGGTTCAGGCGAAGGAGGACGAGGAGGACGCAGCGCACCGCGACGACCAGGCGTGACACGGTCGTACCGGTCGCACCGCGACGGTCGAGGCGGTCAAGGCCGTCGAGGCGTGGGACGGGCGACGTGGAGTCGTCCGTCCCACGCCGTCCGTCCCACGCGGGGTTTCACGTGAAACCCCGCCATTGGGATCACGTTTCACGTGAAACACCGTGCTTTACGTGAAACACCGCTCGCTCACGTCGCCCCGGTCGTCACTGAGCGCGATCCGCGCGGTGACGCGCTTGCCGACGGGCTCCCGCTGGGCCTCGAAGTCCTGGGTGACGGCCAGGACGATCTCCAGTCCGTGCTGTCCGACCCGGTCGGGGTCGGCCGGCCGGGCGACGGGCAGCGCGGGGTCGCTGTCCCAGACCACGACCTCCACCTGGTCGCCGATGAGGTGCAGGTCGAGCATGACGGGGCCGGGAGCGTACTTGCGGGCGTTGGTCACGAGCTCGCTGACCACGAGCTGCGTGGCGTCCAGCACCTGGGGCGGCAGGGGGAGACCCTGCTCGTCATGGAGACGGCCAAGGAATCCGGCCGCCAGATGCCGGGCCTCGGCGATGCACGTACCGTCGCCCTCCAGCGCGACCGTCAGCTCCGGGAGATCGATATCGGGTGCCTCGTGGCTCTGATCCGAAAACACAGGCTCCACCGGGACCGCCGCCTCCACTGCGCCCGTCCAGCGCTCACGCGGCTTCGCGAGTGCCTGGCGCGTCGACTGCCTTGCGTCCGTTCAATCCCCTTATGCCCTATCTTGCACCGGGCCATGCGGGTCTGATGGCGTAGTCGTGGGCGCCGGGGATACCCGGTGGACATGGCGAAGCTGCATCTCCCGGGCAGAAGAGATCATCACGGCGCCGACACGGACGAGGACGACACCCGTCCGGTCCCGTCCCCCGACGAGGCCGGTCCCGGCCCCGAGGTGGAGCGGCGGGCGCCGGACTCACCCACGAAACTCCCTCGGGGAGCCTGGCGGGCCGTGCTGCGCGGTTCGCTGCGCGAGTTCAAGGACGACGAGCTGAGCGACCGCGCCGCGGCACTGACCTACTACGGAGTGCTGTCGCTGTTCCCGGCCCTGCTGGTGCTGGTCTCCGCGCTGGGCCTCACGGGCAGGTCGACCACCGACAAACTGCTGGACAACCTCAAGCAGCTCGCTCCGGGCTCGGCCCGCGACATCCTCACCCAGGCGGTCCACCAACTGCAGAACAACGCCGGCACCGGCTCGATCATGGCCGTCGTGGGCATCATCCTGGCGGTGTGGTCGGCGTCCGGGTACGTGGCGGCGTTCATGCGAGCGGCGAACCGGGTGTACGACATGCCGGAGGGCCGGCCGGCCTGGAAGATCCTTCCGGTGCGGCTCGGACTGACCGTCGCCCTGATGGTGCTGGCCGTCATCAGCGCGCTGATCGTGGTCTTCAGCGGCAGTCTGGCCCACAAGGCCGGCACCGCCCTCGGACTGGGGGACACCGCGCTGACCGCCTGGTCGATCGCCAAGTGGCCCGTCCTGGTGCTGCTGGTCACCTGCATGATCGCGCTGCTGTACTGGGTCGGCCCGAACGCGCGGGTGAAGGGCTTCCGGTGGATCACCCCGGGCAGTTTCCTCGCCCTGCTGATCTGGATGGTGGCTTCCGTCGGTTTCGCGTTCTATGTCGCGAACTTCGCCTCGTACAACAAGACCTACGGCACCATGGCCGGCGTGATCGTCTTCCTGGTCTGGCTCTGGATCAGCAACCTGGCCATCCTGCTGGGCCTCGAATTCGACGCCGAGACGGTACGGCAGCGGGCGATCAGCGGCGGTCTGCCGCCGGACAAGGAGCCGTACACCGAGCCGCGCGACACCCGGGCGTGGGACGACGAGGACGTACGGCGCCTGGAGGAACCCTGAGCCGTCACCCTCCCCGCCTGGGCCTCCGCCACCTGACAGAAAACCCCCTCTGACCGCTGACAGACAAAACCCCTCTGACCGCGTTTCCACAGGTCAGAGGGGTTTTTGCGGGGTGGAGCCTAGGGGAGTCGAACCCCTGACATCTGCCATGCAAAATCACATGCACCGAAACCCGGGTTTCGCCGAGTCTCGCCGAGGGGCTCCGAGTGCAGGTCAGCCACGGTGAGCCTCACACCGTCCCGCTTCCACGAGACTCGCCGAGACTTGCCGAGCGGGGTTTGTGGAATCCATGTGGACTCCCAACCCGTCAGGCCTCATGAGACGGCCCGCAGGTGGCGTGCCTCGCCGCCGTCCTCGAGGGCCGCGCGCACCCGGTCAGCGGCACCCTCGCTGCCGTGCGTGTACAGCCACGTCACCCGGCCGCCGCGCTCCTGGCCCAGCATGAGCTGCACGTCCTTCTCACTCACACCCCGGGCGTGCAGACGGGACGCCAGCGCATGCCGGTAGTCGTGCAGCCTCGGCCAGTACTCCTCGCGGCCCGTCTCTGGGTCCTTGATGAGCCGCGCCAATCCCACTTCCTTGATCGCGGGGATCCACACCCGGCGCCGGAAGTTGTTGCCCCGCAGCACCCCGTCGAGGACAACCTTCTTTCCCTTCAGGAGCCGTGTCTCGCCGGCCATCGGCCCGCGGAACACCAGCTCCTCCGGGCAGAGTCCGTCCTCCACGGCGGTCATCTCGCTGGAGGCCGGCAGGCGCTCCAGCATCAGCCCGGCCGCCTGCGCAGCGATCGTGGTGAGCGGCACGGTGCGGTAGCCCGCGACGGTCTTCGGCATTTTCTGCCGGACGATGGTGCCGCGGTCGTCGACGAGGATGTGCCGTACGTCGGCGGTGCCCTCCTCCAGATCGAGGTAGCAGGCGCGGAGGCCGATGATCTCGCCCCACCGCATCCCGGTCTCGTGCGCGAAGTCGACGAGCGGCTGGTACCAGATCGGGATGGCTTCCCGAAGCTGGGCGTACTGCTCCTCGGTGGGCGGCCGCAGTTCGTCCGGGTGCTTGGCCGGCGCGGACGCGGTGATGGCTACGGCGTCGATCGGGTTCTTCGCGATCCGGTCGTCGACCATCGCGTCCCGCATCAGGGCCCGGAACAGCTCCCTGGCCTTCACCTGGGTGGCGTGGCCCTTGACGTCCTTGCGCAGCCACGCCTGGACCTCGGCGGTCCGGATCGACGCCAGCTTCCTGCGGCCCCACTTGGGCTCGATGTGGCACGTCCACAGGGACAGCTTCCGGTTCCGGGTGGTGGGACGCACCGGCTCGTGGCCGGGCCACCACTCTTCCCACCAGGCCGCGAGGCTGATCTCGCCGCGCTTGGGGTCCAGGTAGGTACCGGACCGGACGGAGTCACGAACCTTGTCGAGGAACGCGTTGGCGTCCTTGGCCTTGGGGAAGTTCTTGGCCTTCTGCCTGCCGTCAGCATCGCGGTAGCGGGCCTGCCAGGAGCCGACGCAGTCCCGCCGGCGGGCGCGGTCGCCGTACTCCTCGGGCGGGTAGGCCTCGACGCACAGCTTGCAGCCGCACGACTTGGAGCGCAGCTGGCGGGGGTTGTTCGTCGCCCTACGAGGCACGGCGGCCTCCCTGCGGCTGCACGGTGGCCAGGAACAGTTTCGCGTCCGCGTAGGTGGCCAGCCGCTTCGCCCGGTGCCGGCCGTCGGCATCGCGGTAGCGGACGTGCCACCGGCCCTGGCAGGTGGTGCGCGGCGGCCGGTGGCCGTACCGCTGGGGCGGGTAGTCGATCAGGCAATCGCGGCAGCCGCACGTACGGCTGGGGATCTGCTCGGGTTCAGGCGCCAAGGTGGATCACCTCGTTGCTCCTTCGCTGAGTCGGGATCGCGGGGAGCATGCTGATGGTCTCCCCACACCAGCAGACTGCACCGAACGTCCCCTGCTCCACGCCAAGTTGCTGAAGGACAGCCCGTACGGCGCGAAGGGTGAACAGCGTCGTGGCGCCCAGCTCGTCCGGGATGAGGATGGTGTTGCGGTCCCGGACCCACGGGTCGGTGATCTCGTGGCGCGGTGCGTACTGGACGCGAATGCACATGGGCACACTCCCCCGGGTTGATCACACGTGTGGCTAGCGGTTACCAACGGGGGAGAACGTCAGCAGCGTGTTTGACCGTACCCGCTGTTGAGTGAATATGCGACCACTCTGTGCAGGATTTGTGTGCATGAGCTGACGGGGAGTGACTAAGTCCGTTTAGCTGAGACTCGCAGGTCCAAGGAAGGGTTGTACGCCCAGTTTTGACAGGCGTTCACCTACTGGTCGTTGCTCTCGGCGACCGCGCTGGCCTGGATGTACAGCAGCTGCCGCTGCTCCTCGGTGAGGCGGTCGAAGACCTCCAGGAGCGCCTCGCGCTCGCCGGCCTGGAGCGGGGGTGGCGCCTTCTTCCCGGTGGCCGCGAAGAGCCGCGCCTCGGGGAAGCGGGGGAATTTCTCGGCGAGCCGGCGGATGGCGTCGCGCCTGGGGATGGCTTTGCCGTTGGCCCAGTTGTTGACGGTGGAGACGT
Coding sequences within it:
- a CDS encoding ATP-binding protein, whose product is MFSDQSHEAPDIDLPELTVALEGDGTCIAEARHLAAGFLGRLHDEQGLPLPPQVLDATQLVVSELVTNARKYAPGPVMLDLHLIGDQVEVVVWDSDPALPVARPADPDRVGQHGLEIVLAVTQDFEAQREPVGKRVTARIALSDDRGDVSERCFT
- a CDS encoding peptidylprolyl isomerase, translated to MAEQLYATLKTNHGDIEVRLFPNHAPRTVKNFIELAQGDREWTHPATGEVSGARLYDGTLFHRVMSGFMIQGGDPLGTGIGGPGYEFEDEFHPDLSFNKPYLLAMANAGPHTNGSQFFITVSPTTWLNRKHTIFGEVTDAASQKVVDAIANVPTSRPNNRPLTDVVIETVVIEKRER
- a CDS encoding helix-turn-helix transcriptional regulator gives rise to the protein METPDRTEPTETFAQALAALRDEYGGISDSEISRRIGLHVSTVNNWANGKAIPRRDAIRRLAEKFPRFPEARLFAATGKKAPPPLQAGEREALLEVFDRLTEEQRQLLYIQASAVAESNDQ
- a CDS encoding tyrosine-type recombinase/integrase → MPRRATNNPRQLRSKSCGCKLCVEAYPPEEYGDRARRRDCVGSWQARYRDADGRQKAKNFPKAKDANAFLDKVRDSVRSGTYLDPKRGEISLAAWWEEWWPGHEPVRPTTRNRKLSLWTCHIEPKWGRRKLASIRTAEVQAWLRKDVKGHATQVKARELFRALMRDAMVDDRIAKNPIDAVAITASAPAKHPDELRPPTEEQYAQLREAIPIWYQPLVDFAHETGMRWGEIIGLRACYLDLEEGTADVRHILVDDRGTIVRQKMPKTVAGYRTVPLTTIAAQAAGLMLERLPASSEMTAVEDGLCPEELVFRGPMAGETRLLKGKKVVLDGVLRGNNFRRRVWIPAIKEVGLARLIKDPETGREEYWPRLHDYRHALASRLHARGVSEKDVQLMLGQERGGRVTWLYTHGSEGAADRVRAALEDGGEARHLRAVS
- a CDS encoding YihY/virulence factor BrkB family protein — translated: MAKLHLPGRRDHHGADTDEDDTRPVPSPDEAGPGPEVERRAPDSPTKLPRGAWRAVLRGSLREFKDDELSDRAAALTYYGVLSLFPALLVLVSALGLTGRSTTDKLLDNLKQLAPGSARDILTQAVHQLQNNAGTGSIMAVVGIILAVWSASGYVAAFMRAANRVYDMPEGRPAWKILPVRLGLTVALMVLAVISALIVVFSGSLAHKAGTALGLGDTALTAWSIAKWPVLVLLVTCMIALLYWVGPNARVKGFRWITPGSFLALLIWMVASVGFAFYVANFASYNKTYGTMAGVIVFLVWLWISNLAILLGLEFDAETVRQRAISGGLPPDKEPYTEPRDTRAWDDEDVRRLEEP
- a CDS encoding rhomboid family intramembrane serine protease, encoding MDQAAGSTPDARSLPVCYRHPDRETGIRCTRCERPICPECMVSASVGFQCPECVRAGSGTGHTPAATRPRTVAGGTLTADPRLATKILIGVNLAVFLVQLSVGDRFTNRFLLLGGHTYAPYLTGPQGIADGQYYRLLTAMFLHSGYIHILFNMVSLWWIGGPLEAALGRARYLALYFVSGLAGSALTYLLAAPNQPSLGASGAIYGLFAATAVLMRRLNYDLRPVIALLVINLIITFGVPHIAWQAHVGGLVAGAVTGYAMVHAPRRNRALVQYGACAVVLAVVVVLTLVRTAQLT
- a CDS encoding DUF5324 family protein codes for the protein MTRIDSVRAATGSAKDSVLHAAEVVAPYADTAKDRAAYYAQEARVRLAPVVSQAAEQARVQYDAHLAPRLELARTHVPPKMDQAAQEAAARTRKAAKQAAEYSRPRIEQAVAAAGPVADEATARGAAALAALRGQVSAQQIQKMARRNARRSRAGRAVKVLALVGVIAGGAVAAWKWWDKQANPDWLVEPPAPTEVPESSRLSSVDGSDTSVLDPEVQAKEDEEDAAHRDDQA